Proteins encoded by one window of Kribbella italica:
- a CDS encoding anti-sigma factor domain-containing protein, translating to MTTHLEDEQLAQWVLDDQTPDTAAATHLQLCARCRESYAELQEIARLSKRLPRLEQPPSELWGQINAELGLETGPVPGTDLREDGQQEPTALRPASPERTNPSPAGHPEVRRFRWRALAVAATVAAVLGAGAGVAGTLLATRDDTKAPVAETMIRLTPVAGQSGDGNADLIQENSGDRLKVEASGLGAGQGFYEVWMINEDGKRMVSLGVLNPQTGGTFTIPQDLTQQGYRIVDISLEPNDGNPEHSRASIIRGTLPG from the coding sequence GTGACGACGCATCTTGAGGACGAGCAGCTCGCCCAGTGGGTCCTCGACGACCAGACACCGGACACCGCCGCCGCCACTCATCTCCAGCTCTGCGCCCGGTGCCGCGAGAGCTATGCGGAGCTGCAGGAGATCGCCCGGCTCAGCAAGCGGCTGCCTCGGCTCGAGCAGCCACCGAGCGAGCTGTGGGGTCAGATCAACGCCGAGCTGGGCCTGGAGACCGGACCGGTTCCTGGCACCGACCTTCGCGAGGACGGACAGCAGGAACCGACTGCGCTCCGTCCGGCTTCGCCCGAGCGCACGAACCCGTCGCCCGCAGGGCATCCCGAGGTCCGGCGCTTTCGGTGGAGGGCCTTGGCTGTCGCCGCGACGGTCGCTGCCGTCCTGGGAGCCGGCGCCGGGGTTGCCGGCACGCTGCTGGCAACCCGTGACGACACCAAAGCCCCAGTGGCCGAGACCATGATCAGGCTGACGCCAGTCGCCGGCCAGTCCGGCGACGGCAACGCCGACCTGATCCAGGAGAACAGCGGCGACCGCCTCAAGGTCGAAGCTTCGGGGCTGGGCGCCGGTCAGGGCTTCTACGAGGTCTGGATGATCAACGAAGACGGCAAGCGAATGGTCTCGCTCGGCGTCCTCAATCCGCAGACCGGTGGGACCTTCACGATCCCCCAGGACCTGACCCAGCAGGGCTATCGGATCGTCGACATCTCACTGGAGCCGAACGACGGCAATCCCGAACATTCACGCGCCAGCATCATCCGGGGAACGCTTCCCGGCTGA
- a CDS encoding RNA polymerase sigma factor, whose protein sequence is MTFRSNGRHSPTEFARVPAVSTSAAGSPSPSDIAKAFAEGREESLADAYRQWSALVFTLAFKALGNRTDAEDITQQVFVSAWRSRATFDPATGQFGAWLTGITRHRIADRMSARSRDHRNTEAAAALVNSEAAADQVDQDTVDRVLLADELAKIDDPRRTILWLAFYEDQAYPQIADQLALPLGTVKSHVRRGLLQLRDRLKEVKGDDAS, encoded by the coding sequence GTGACCTTTCGCTCGAACGGACGGCACTCGCCCACGGAGTTCGCTAGAGTTCCGGCCGTGAGCACAAGTGCCGCGGGTTCACCTTCGCCGAGTGACATCGCGAAGGCCTTCGCGGAGGGTCGCGAGGAGAGTCTCGCCGATGCCTACCGGCAATGGTCGGCCCTGGTGTTCACCCTTGCGTTCAAAGCGCTCGGCAACCGCACCGACGCCGAGGACATCACCCAGCAGGTCTTCGTCTCGGCCTGGCGGAGCCGCGCGACGTTCGATCCCGCGACCGGCCAGTTCGGCGCCTGGTTGACCGGAATCACACGGCACCGGATCGCCGACCGGATGTCCGCCCGAAGTCGCGACCACCGCAACACCGAAGCCGCCGCGGCGCTCGTGAACAGCGAGGCCGCGGCGGACCAGGTCGATCAGGACACGGTGGATCGGGTCCTGCTCGCCGACGAACTGGCCAAGATCGATGACCCACGACGAACCATCCTTTGGCTCGCCTTCTACGAAGACCAGGCATATCCGCAGATCGCCGACCAACTGGCCCTGCCGCTCGGCACCGTCAAGAGTCACGTACGGCGGGGCCTGCTGCAACTGCGCGACCGACTGAAGGAGGTGAAGGGTGACGACGCATCTTGA
- a CDS encoding sortase domain-bontaining protein has translation MIRVRGAAILAMAALAAPLLIGCGTSDSGATAAPNERAESSGPAVGDSPPSPRPSATPSAPRSPSGIGTKAAQLPTLTEGPQPNRLQIGSADLDIPVLAVGVAKDGQMELPPNPNTIGWYRFGPAPGDQRGSVVLGGHLDSKEFGKGPLVRLSKLEPGDSITVRSSNNSVATYRVEKVEDVRKTALALGQVFDRGSEPRLRIVTCGGPYDRNGGGYRDNLVVTAVPV, from the coding sequence GTGATTCGCGTTCGTGGTGCGGCCATCCTCGCGATGGCCGCACTGGCCGCCCCGCTGCTGATCGGCTGCGGAACTTCCGACTCAGGCGCGACGGCTGCCCCGAACGAGCGGGCGGAGTCCTCCGGACCGGCGGTGGGAGATTCACCCCCCAGCCCTCGCCCGTCCGCGACCCCGTCCGCTCCCCGCAGTCCCTCGGGCATCGGCACGAAGGCAGCCCAGCTGCCGACGCTCACCGAGGGTCCTCAGCCCAACCGCCTGCAGATCGGCTCAGCCGATCTCGACATCCCGGTACTCGCCGTGGGCGTCGCGAAGGACGGGCAGATGGAGCTCCCCCCGAACCCGAACACCATCGGCTGGTACCGGTTCGGTCCCGCACCCGGCGACCAGCGCGGCTCGGTAGTACTCGGGGGCCATCTCGACAGCAAGGAGTTCGGCAAGGGACCTCTCGTCCGGCTCAGCAAACTCGAGCCCGGGGACTCGATCACCGTCCGGTCGAGCAACAACTCCGTCGCGACCTACCGGGTGGAGAAGGTGGAAGATGTCCGCAAGACCGCACTGGCCCTCGGCCAGGTCTTCGACCGCGGCAGCGAACCCCGGCTGCGGATCGTCACCTGCGGTGGGCCCTACGACCGCAACGGAGGTGGTTACCGCGACAACCTGGTCGTCACCGCCGTACCAGTCTGA